Proteins from a genomic interval of Paucidesulfovibrio longus DSM 6739:
- a CDS encoding sulfotransferase: protein MAFRDAVKPIKVNQCDMMKIQQSIMEENERRVQFKNNIEHIEFLEKLNDAVSGLNERLKNSENMESSKHVCLMVFGLYRSGTSLTYQLLANCLNVIFPNNISARFWKNPNVGFKLASIITSEKYVTEYTPCFGKFPNAEGVHEYSYFWSDILHMGDHENQFTERPFSPDQSKKLRETLFSLMNAHDKPLLFKNILGVPHMDQIDATLDKTLWIYVQRDFTDTAISQYNSRIEYYGTPDSWWGLYPPNFEEIRHLSPEEQIAHSMKRISEIYGKKIEGKDNVIVLRYKDVCNNPTMTIEQVRMALKRLYDYSIDVRNGIPERFTAKEYALDTDINQRIAKAVKAICHK from the coding sequence TTGGCGTTCAGGGATGCAGTGAAACCAATAAAAGTAAATCAATGTGATATGATGAAAATACAACAATCCATCATGGAAGAAAACGAGCGAAGGGTTCAATTCAAAAACAACATTGAACACATTGAATTTCTTGAAAAACTAAACGATGCTGTCTCCGGACTTAACGAACGTCTCAAAAACAGTGAAAATATGGAATCCAGTAAGCATGTCTGCCTCATGGTCTTTGGACTTTACAGAAGCGGGACATCACTGACGTACCAACTTCTTGCAAATTGTCTGAACGTCATTTTTCCCAACAACATTTCCGCAAGATTCTGGAAGAATCCCAATGTAGGTTTTAAACTGGCCAGCATCATAACGAGTGAAAAATACGTTACAGAATACACGCCATGCTTCGGCAAGTTCCCAAACGCGGAAGGAGTTCATGAATATAGCTATTTTTGGAGCGACATTTTGCATATGGGAGACCATGAGAACCAATTTACAGAACGACCGTTTAGCCCAGATCAATCAAAAAAGTTAAGAGAAACATTATTTTCCCTGATGAATGCTCACGACAAGCCACTTCTGTTCAAGAATATCCTGGGAGTCCCTCATATGGATCAGATAGACGCGACCCTCGACAAGACACTCTGGATATATGTACAGCGCGACTTCACGGACACTGCGATTTCCCAATACAATTCCAGAATCGAATATTACGGCACACCTGACTCCTGGTGGGGACTGTATCCGCCTAACTTTGAGGAGATTCGCCACCTATCTCCCGAGGAACAAATAGCCCACTCAATGAAACGTATTTCGGAGATTTATGGGAAAAAGATTGAGGGAAAGGACAATGTCATTGTTTTGCGATACAAGGATGTCTGCAATAACCCTACAATGACCATCGAGCAAGTCAGAATGGCATTGAAACGGCTGTACGACTATAGCATTGATGTTAGAAATGGGATACCGGAAAGATTCACAGCCAAGGAGTACGCTCTGGACACGGACATAAACCAACGCATAGCAAAGGCCGTCAAGGCTATCTGTCACAAATGA
- a CDS encoding WbqC family protein: protein MTIYAAHQPNFLPWFGYFYKITHCDVFVFLDDVQFSSGSYINRVKMLFGKQPKWATASIRKRQSHTTQLNQMFYSNSDWEQLLLRRFEHNYRNCAHGRVATSILESIMLHKERNVSKFNTYAIHIICKELGIDMPEFVLSSSLSVQSQSTQRLCDIGKAIGGNSYLSGNGASAYQENALFAAHNIQVCYSQMQHPTYPQIADGEFYPGMSILDTIANIGLETTKKLLMG, encoded by the coding sequence ATGACAATCTACGCAGCCCATCAGCCAAACTTTTTGCCGTGGTTCGGCTATTTTTACAAAATCACACATTGCGATGTGTTTGTGTTTTTGGATGACGTCCAATTTTCATCAGGATCCTACATTAACAGAGTTAAAATGCTTTTCGGAAAACAACCAAAGTGGGCGACGGCCAGCATACGCAAACGCCAATCCCACACGACACAGCTAAACCAAATGTTCTACTCGAATTCTGACTGGGAGCAATTGCTGCTCCGCAGGTTTGAACACAATTACAGAAACTGCGCTCATGGTCGTGTCGCGACATCTATCTTGGAGAGCATCATGTTGCACAAGGAACGCAATGTTTCCAAATTTAATACGTATGCCATCCATATCATTTGTAAAGAACTCGGTATCGACATGCCCGAGTTTGTGCTTTCGTCCAGCCTCAGCGTTCAATCGCAGAGCACTCAACGGCTTTGCGATATCGGGAAAGCGATAGGAGGAAACTCATATCTTAGTGGAAACGGAGCTTCCGCTTATCAGGAGAATGCTCTTTTTGCCGCCCACAACATCCAGGTTTGCTATTCTCAAATGCAACACCCGACGTACCCTCAAATTGCCGATGGAGAATTCTATCCGGGCATGTCAATTCTGGACACTATCGCCAATATAGGCTTGGAAACAACAAAAAAACTCCTCATGGGCTAA
- a CDS encoding ABC transporter ATP-binding protein, whose translation MYALAKEILRHAGENRDRQLAVLTLLTIFNGLVEVMALGLLAAFISSLTAPEKVIDSQAVQTLSTFFSINFTQDRLTFYSLIGGAALAMILFKNMLIALHTWLTARYDGALNLAYGEKMLAGIDRIPYETFVRLNFSDIYSTISWRVFIGNMLTNAMAIFSDLTVSLIIFFSLFYLNPKTTLLVFLVISLMGLSCFLLLRKRSLRLGQRATQSLLDVNRVQMKTVQGFRDLKIFDNIDESLYLFHRDQTSYVHYIAKQRVLTRIPVFLLESLAFGGLIVGTIVMLRHDGRSSEEVMVMLSLIAVSAWRVLPAIYRSVSAMVAIRTDYPRVERVLAFVRFIDSHTQKDPEAHETAMPVLQSTIAIDGLRFRYSDKDSEALKGVDVTIHKGQMVGFIGHSGSGKSTMADLITGLLFPSAGGIFVDDVKLEQRNARSWRKQIGIVPQKPFLFDGTIAENIGFSMLKERIDMERVKLCCDLAGASDFIERLPGGVHYTLGNNAGNLSGGQAQRLAIARALYRDPSVLIFDEATSSLDDKTERIIRDTITGIRGSRTIIIIAHRMTAVEHCDIIYWFDDGDIIQNGSPEEIIPKYTFISNS comes from the coding sequence ATGTACGCACTTGCAAAAGAAATCCTTCGCCATGCGGGGGAAAACCGCGACCGCCAACTGGCGGTCTTGACTCTCCTGACCATTTTCAACGGGTTGGTGGAAGTCATGGCTTTAGGCTTGCTGGCAGCCTTCATCTCAAGCCTCACGGCCCCGGAAAAAGTCATCGACTCCCAGGCGGTCCAGACATTGAGCACCTTTTTCTCCATCAACTTCACCCAAGACCGCCTCACTTTTTACAGCTTGATAGGCGGTGCAGCCCTGGCGATGATTCTGTTCAAAAACATGCTCATCGCGCTGCATACCTGGCTCACGGCGCGCTATGACGGCGCCCTGAATTTGGCCTATGGCGAGAAAATGCTCGCGGGTATCGACAGGATCCCATATGAAACCTTTGTCCGCTTAAATTTTTCCGACATCTACTCGACGATATCCTGGCGAGTCTTCATCGGAAACATGCTGACCAACGCCATGGCCATCTTCAGCGATCTGACGGTATCGTTGATCATCTTCTTCTCCTTATTTTATCTCAATCCGAAAACCACGCTACTCGTTTTCCTTGTTATCAGCCTCATGGGCCTCTCCTGTTTTCTCTTGCTGCGCAAACGTTCCTTACGTCTGGGGCAGCGAGCCACGCAAAGTCTCCTCGATGTAAACAGAGTTCAGATGAAGACGGTCCAGGGTTTTCGCGACTTGAAGATTTTCGACAACATAGATGAGTCTCTTTATCTTTTTCATCGAGATCAAACGAGCTACGTGCACTACATCGCGAAACAGCGTGTGCTGACGCGAATCCCGGTTTTCCTGCTGGAAAGCCTCGCATTCGGGGGGCTCATAGTCGGAACGATCGTCATGCTGCGGCATGACGGCAGATCGTCTGAGGAAGTCATGGTGATGCTTTCGCTCATCGCGGTTTCAGCCTGGCGGGTTCTGCCAGCTATATACCGAAGCGTATCGGCAATGGTCGCCATCCGCACCGACTATCCCCGTGTGGAGCGCGTTCTTGCTTTTGTGCGCTTCATTGACAGCCATACGCAAAAGGATCCCGAAGCCCACGAAACGGCTATGCCGGTGCTGCAGTCCACGATTGCCATTGATGGTCTTCGATTCCGCTATTCGGACAAGGATTCCGAAGCACTCAAAGGGGTCGACGTTACGATCCATAAGGGACAGATGGTCGGATTTATCGGACACTCCGGCTCCGGCAAAAGCACGATGGCCGACCTCATCACGGGACTACTTTTTCCATCCGCCGGCGGGATATTCGTGGACGACGTAAAACTCGAACAGCGGAATGCCAGGTCCTGGCGCAAGCAGATCGGCATTGTGCCGCAAAAGCCGTTTCTATTTGACGGGACAATTGCCGAAAACATCGGCTTTTCCATGCTGAAGGAACGCATCGACATGGAACGGGTAAAGCTGTGTTGCGACCTGGCGGGCGCAAGCGATTTCATTGAGCGACTCCCCGGTGGAGTTCATTATACGCTCGGCAACAACGCCGGGAACCTGTCCGGGGGACAAGCCCAAAGGCTCGCCATAGCGCGGGCGCTCTACCGCGATCCCAGCGTGCTGATCTTTGATGAAGCGACGAGTTCCCTTGACGACAAGACGGAACGAATCATTCGGGATACGATCACGGGAATCCGAGGCTCAAGGACCATCATCATCATTGCGCACAGAATGACAGCCGTCGAGCACTGTGATATAATTTACTGGTTTGACGATGGAGACATCATCCAAAATGGGTCACCCGAAGAGATCATCCCCAAGTATACATTCATCAGCAACTCCTGA
- a CDS encoding class I SAM-dependent methyltransferase, with protein MSKTNVAYSETVWDDSYSGKYPPPQYEQQFELQWKLALEKEEFFQTPGSSTEEKYINDRVFEWTGVHPDGIDHFHDPSMGSRVMDVPVDPALIRGKKCLDLCCGHGRWTRVLQKLGAASVLSTDISQSALKATSRFNSNVRELDIMTLPDHPEMHGQFDFTNFWGVAMCTHDPRLAFENAASTVAPGGSMYLMVYAPDGIHGTRLTGIQRKIFHSLNSVEKRLAFVDKVWAKKWDWRYPLMDNYQNLRFNMSGATEGRGHKIGVLDMLSPAYNWVITLDTVNNWMRKAGFQQVLHLNSKEKTPCAYHVLGTLKC; from the coding sequence ATGTCTAAGACGAATGTCGCCTATTCTGAAACTGTTTGGGATGACTCCTATTCCGGGAAATATCCCCCCCCCCAGTATGAGCAGCAGTTCGAGCTACAGTGGAAGCTTGCGCTGGAAAAAGAAGAATTCTTCCAGACTCCCGGATCGTCCACGGAAGAGAAATACATCAACGATCGAGTGTTCGAATGGACCGGAGTCCATCCCGACGGAATAGACCACTTTCACGATCCTTCCATGGGATCAAGAGTCATGGACGTGCCCGTGGATCCTGCGCTGATCCGAGGGAAAAAATGCCTCGACTTATGCTGCGGACATGGACGCTGGACGAGAGTGCTGCAAAAGCTGGGAGCAGCCAGCGTTCTTTCCACAGACATCTCGCAAAGCGCGCTCAAGGCCACTTCGCGATTCAACTCCAATGTCCGCGAACTGGATATCATGACATTGCCGGACCATCCCGAAATGCACGGCCAGTTTGACTTCACCAACTTCTGGGGTGTGGCCATGTGTACGCACGATCCAAGGCTTGCTTTCGAGAACGCCGCCTCCACCGTTGCCCCCGGTGGTTCCATGTACCTCATGGTCTATGCTCCTGATGGCATCCACGGAACCCGACTGACGGGCATCCAGCGCAAAATATTTCACTCTCTGAATTCCGTTGAAAAACGTCTAGCGTTCGTCGACAAGGTTTGGGCAAAAAAGTGGGACTGGCGCTATCCCCTTATGGACAACTACCAAAACCTGCGCTTCAACATGTCCGGAGCGACCGAAGGGCGCGGACACAAGATCGGCGTGCTTGACATGCTTTCTCCGGCATACAACTGGGTCATCACGCTCGACACCGTCAACAACTGGATGCGTAAGGCGGGATTCCAGCAGGTGCTGCATTTGAACAGCAAAGAGAAGACGCCGTGCGCGTACCATGTGCTTGGGACACTCAAGTGTTAA
- a CDS encoding CatB-related O-acetyltransferase, with protein sequence MLEFVKLHRDNERRLITEALLPRAFQIWRKRRFLAKKYPQAFVSIGSNIAPNAHIGNGCLIYDAHVDDNVSIGDYCAVGQASILGHGRISIGKFCSIAHNTYITSTNRRLRSRTTCLLSRIVSSRVTSKAEDTESLPVTIGNDVWLGWGAVVLPGAVIPDGCVVGANAVVTKRAYKPYSILGGAPASILGQRFSDLEIARLLEMRWWDDADTDMSEEMVAFLTTTPDE encoded by the coding sequence ATGCTTGAATTTGTCAAACTGCATCGAGACAACGAACGCCGCCTCATCACGGAAGCACTCCTTCCGCGGGCGTTCCAGATCTGGCGGAAGCGTCGCTTCCTCGCGAAAAAGTATCCACAAGCCTTTGTTTCCATCGGCAGCAATATCGCTCCGAACGCTCACATCGGAAACGGATGCCTGATATATGACGCCCACGTGGACGACAACGTCTCCATTGGGGATTACTGCGCCGTGGGACAGGCCAGCATCTTGGGGCATGGAAGGATTTCAATAGGCAAATTCTGCTCAATCGCGCACAATACATATATTACTTCGACGAACAGACGACTGCGCAGCAGAACGACATGTCTGCTGAGCCGGATCGTATCCAGTCGTGTGACATCGAAAGCAGAGGACACGGAGTCCCTCCCCGTCACCATAGGAAACGATGTCTGGCTCGGTTGGGGTGCCGTTGTCCTCCCAGGAGCTGTGATTCCCGATGGTTGCGTCGTCGGCGCCAACGCCGTCGTGACCAAAAGAGCCTATAAACCATACTCCATTTTGGGGGGGGCGCCGGCCTCGATCCTCGGACAGCGCTTTTCCGACCTAGAAATCGCACGATTGCTGGAGATGCGGTGGTGGGATGACGCAGATACCGACATGAGCGAAGAAATGGTAGCCTTCCTGACAACCACCCCGGACGAGTGA
- a CDS encoding class I SAM-dependent methyltransferase, which translates to MSEKTTKTLPQSHWDNIWDVDAVPAAADITSVDINHFMTRRFGRYFDQNLPPAQPNARLALLEAGCGGSAWLPAFARQYGLEITGIDYSEQGCSLSRAILAKAGVQGTIIHADLFTLPINLQKRFDIVFSNGLVEHFEPAESIITQLVQLLRPGGRIISIIPNMRGLQGLLQKWIDRPLYNAHVAHTPASLAACHQNCGLKVLDASYLGTLSLGTINAEVWSGTWKYRLFRELAYRCSIAVWRLEEAGMREKQSLTFSPFVACVAQKNHEEICK; encoded by the coding sequence ATGTCTGAAAAGACCACCAAGACTCTCCCCCAATCTCATTGGGACAACATCTGGGACGTGGATGCCGTCCCCGCAGCGGCCGACATCACGAGCGTAGACATCAACCACTTCATGACACGCCGCTTTGGCAGGTATTTCGATCAAAATCTCCCCCCCGCTCAACCCAATGCGCGCCTTGCGCTTCTTGAGGCGGGCTGCGGGGGATCGGCATGGCTTCCGGCCTTTGCGCGACAGTATGGGCTGGAGATCACGGGCATCGATTATTCCGAACAGGGATGCAGCCTCAGCCGGGCCATCCTCGCCAAGGCAGGCGTACAGGGGACCATCATCCATGCCGACCTGTTCACGCTCCCGATTAACCTTCAGAAACGATTTGACATCGTCTTCAGCAACGGCCTGGTGGAACATTTCGAACCCGCCGAATCGATCATCACGCAGCTTGTCCAGCTGCTGCGCCCAGGGGGGCGTATTATCTCAATCATACCGAACATGCGAGGACTTCAGGGCCTTCTGCAAAAATGGATCGACAGACCTCTCTACAACGCGCATGTCGCGCACACCCCCGCCAGCCTGGCCGCATGCCACCAGAATTGCGGCTTGAAAGTTCTGGATGCATCCTATCTCGGTACACTGAGTCTTGGCACAATCAACGCCGAGGTTTGGTCCGGGACATGGAAGTACCGCCTCTTTCGCGAATTGGCGTATCGCTGCAGCATCGCAGTCTGGAGGCTCGAAGAGGCCGGGATGCGAGAAAAACAGAGTCTGACGTTTTCCCCTTTTGTGGCTTGTGTCGCTCAGAAGAACCACGAAGAAATCTGCAAATGA
- a CDS encoding class I SAM-dependent methyltransferase, with protein MRICRRYAFEKTVFAKFSHRVGQDNMLGRIKTFLFRLIESYSKWYDRLCGIPPHLRPWHFQWHAQAPLDSDLREVLSTLRGSVLDVGCGSQPYRQYLIVDSYVGLDISPSPNVDVTAAPGDPFPFESESFDAILCTQVIEHVEDLPSFLAETDRVLAHNGTLILSAPFIYPVHGAPHDYRRFSEHGLRSIMPGYTILTTRRQGGIGSTLALLLLCWMHNQLGTTTLGQLLRFLGLPLFLPLSLFCNFAGWALDQIDTTDTTYGNLLIVAQKTTPPTCG; from the coding sequence ATGAGGATCTGCCGCCGCTACGCATTTGAAAAAACTGTTTTTGCTAAATTTTCCCACCGGGTGGGCCAGGACAACATGCTGGGACGAATCAAAACATTCCTTTTCAGGCTGATCGAGTCGTACTCGAAGTGGTATGATCGGCTCTGTGGAATACCTCCGCATCTGCGTCCGTGGCATTTCCAGTGGCACGCACAAGCCCCCCTTGACAGCGACTTGCGCGAAGTGCTTTCCACCTTACGGGGATCTGTTCTAGACGTGGGCTGCGGCTCGCAGCCCTACCGACAATATCTCATCGTCGACAGCTACGTTGGTCTGGACATCTCCCCCAGCCCCAACGTAGATGTCACGGCGGCTCCAGGCGATCCTTTTCCCTTTGAATCGGAGTCTTTTGACGCAATCCTTTGCACTCAGGTGATTGAGCATGTCGAAGACCTACCCTCTTTCCTTGCTGAAACGGACCGCGTCCTGGCGCATAACGGAACCCTGATTCTTTCAGCCCCCTTCATCTATCCAGTGCATGGCGCCCCCCACGACTACCGACGTTTCTCAGAGCATGGCCTGCGCAGTATTATGCCTGGCTATACGATCCTGACGACACGCCGTCAGGGAGGGATCGGCTCGACCCTGGCACTGCTTCTCCTGTGCTGGATGCACAACCAGCTCGGAACCACTACGCTCGGTCAGTTATTACGATTTCTGGGGTTGCCGCTGTTTTTGCCTCTGAGCCTTTTCTGCAATTTTGCAGGCTGGGCGCTTGATCAAATTGACACGACGGACACAACTTACGGCAACCTCCTCATCGTGGCCCAAAAAACAACGCCCCCGACATGCGGATAG
- a CDS encoding glycosyltransferase family 4 protein — translation MRIALLIESLEGGGAARVLTTMANHWASHNHRVTLLSFEQPGRPSFYPLHPGVEVIHVPRILPTVSSDTLNNLTHLRRIRKAILELRPQAAISFIDTTNLRVLLALLGSDIPVIVSERVDPAHYYLGRIPNYLRRLLYPLARAIVVQTRTCADYFPSNLQKKISVIPNPVLAPIDLWTGGGKRIIAAGRLCPQKGFDLLLRAAADPLRRHPDWSLAIFGEGQERPHLLRLAKELQIDAQTMLPGNVSDLSKEFRRSDLFVLSSRFEGFPNVLCEAMACGMPVVAFDCPSGPAEIIRDGTDGLLVPAEKIGQLSKSIARLMADQKLRERLGMEALQVTKRFSLTRTMASWEQLLNAPPGYK, via the coding sequence ATGCGGATAGCTTTACTCATCGAATCCCTCGAAGGAGGGGGGGCCGCCAGGGTGCTGACCACGATGGCCAACCACTGGGCATCCCATAACCACCGCGTTACGCTGCTAAGCTTTGAGCAGCCAGGGCGGCCCTCCTTCTATCCACTGCATCCAGGGGTTGAGGTCATTCATGTCCCGCGGATCCTTCCGACCGTATCTTCGGATACCCTCAATAACCTCACGCATCTGCGCAGAATCCGAAAAGCGATCTTAGAGCTGCGCCCCCAGGCGGCGATCAGTTTTATCGACACCACCAACCTCCGCGTCCTGCTCGCCCTGCTCGGCAGCGACATTCCCGTCATCGTTTCGGAACGAGTGGACCCCGCTCACTACTACCTGGGAAGAATACCCAACTACTTGCGCCGCCTGCTCTATCCGCTCGCCCGCGCTATTGTTGTCCAGACACGTACTTGTGCCGATTATTTTCCCTCTAATCTCCAGAAGAAAATCAGCGTCATCCCGAACCCGGTTTTAGCGCCCATTGACTTATGGACCGGAGGAGGCAAAAGAATCATCGCTGCGGGGAGACTTTGCCCGCAAAAAGGATTCGATCTCCTTCTAAGGGCTGCCGCCGATCCGTTGCGCCGACACCCTGACTGGTCCCTGGCGATCTTTGGAGAAGGGCAGGAACGCCCACACCTGCTGCGGTTGGCAAAGGAACTTCAAATTGACGCACAAACCATGCTCCCAGGCAACGTATCCGACCTGAGCAAAGAGTTCCGCCGCTCCGACCTGTTCGTTCTTTCTTCCCGCTTTGAGGGGTTTCCAAACGTTCTCTGCGAAGCAATGGCCTGCGGGATGCCTGTCGTGGCCTTCGACTGCCCCAGCGGTCCTGCCGAGATCATCCGGGACGGAACCGATGGACTATTGGTCCCCGCTGAAAAAATCGGCCAGCTATCGAAATCCATCGCACGGCTGATGGCCGACCAAAAACTCCGCGAGCGTCTAGGGATGGAAGCCCTTCAGGTGACGAAACGCTTTTCCCTCACCAGGACGATGGCTTCGTGGGAACAGCTTTTGAACGCCCCCCCCGGATACAAATAA
- a CDS encoding glycosyltransferase family 4 protein yields the protein MKIAFVISSMESGGAERVVATLANHWVLHHTHSVEIFTFEKHAYSFYKLQDSIKIHPLDLLWPSSTLRESITSNLRRLRILRAAICNAAPDIVLSFIDTVNVRVILSLMGSGIPLVVSERSDPWLHSIGTGFRCLRKLTYPFAHRIAVQGSWAKSFFPRWLFHKIDIIPNPVPKPEVQGPLPKLPSPLIMSIGRHSREKGHDLLIEAFAKAARERPHWHLALVGDGPLHQLLREQTRRLGLEERIHFPGRIQNVPEYLARADLFVLPSLYEGFPNALCEAMASGMPVIATDCGSVADIITDRQNGLLVPPNSIDSLAAALSLLMDNPDLRLKLGVKAEGVVERFSINAVTETWDRTLQRAIQATQRKR from the coding sequence ATGAAAATCGCATTCGTCATATCCTCTATGGAATCCGGCGGAGCCGAGCGGGTTGTCGCTACCCTGGCCAACCATTGGGTTCTGCACCATACTCATTCCGTTGAAATCTTCACCTTCGAGAAGCACGCCTATTCATTTTACAAACTACAGGACAGCATCAAAATCCACCCCTTGGACCTGCTATGGCCGTCCAGCACACTACGTGAATCCATCACGAGCAACCTGCGCCGCCTGCGCATCCTCAGAGCGGCCATCTGCAATGCAGCTCCCGACATCGTTCTTAGCTTCATCGATACCGTCAACGTTCGCGTCATACTAAGCCTCATGGGGAGCGGAATTCCCCTCGTCGTTTCTGAGCGGAGCGACCCCTGGCTGCATAGTATCGGCACGGGGTTCCGCTGTCTTCGAAAGCTCACCTATCCTTTTGCCCACCGAATCGCCGTGCAGGGCTCGTGGGCAAAATCTTTCTTTCCACGTTGGCTCTTTCACAAAATCGACATCATTCCCAACCCTGTTCCTAAACCTGAAGTACAGGGCCCCCTCCCGAAACTTCCTTCCCCTCTGATCATGAGCATCGGCCGTCACTCCCGGGAAAAGGGTCATGACCTGCTGATAGAAGCGTTTGCGAAGGCGGCGAGGGAAAGACCCCACTGGCATCTCGCGCTAGTCGGCGACGGACCGCTGCATCAGCTCCTGCGCGAACAGACCCGCCGCCTGGGACTCGAAGAACGCATCCATTTTCCGGGAAGGATTCAAAACGTACCGGAGTATCTAGCCAGAGCAGATCTTTTCGTATTGCCTTCCCTTTATGAAGGTTTCCCCAATGCGCTTTGCGAGGCGATGGCCAGCGGGATGCCCGTCATCGCCACCGATTGCGGATCTGTAGCGGACATCATTACAGATCGGCAAAACGGGCTTCTTGTTCCGCCGAACAGTATTGACTCGCTTGCTGCGGCCCTCTCTCTCTTGATGGACAACCCCGATCTGCGCCTGAAACTGGGAGTCAAAGCAGAAGGCGTCGTGGAACGCTTTTCCATAAACGCCGTCACGGAGACTTGGGACCGGACGTTGCAAAGGGCCATCCAGGCGACACAACGTAAGAGATGA